A stretch of the Synechococcales cyanobacterium T60_A2020_003 genome encodes the following:
- a CDS encoding TIGR00725 family protein, whose translation MPYLMIGVMGPGETASDHTIQQAYQLGRLIAQQGWVLLSGGRNTGIMEAVSRGAKAADGLVVGILPHSDRSRMSAAVDIAIVTDLGNARNNINVLSSDVVIAFEGSMGTLSEVALALKAEKPVILLDWSEQGRSYLRAIAPHLSIAADPDEAIAIAAHLLKSESQTS comes from the coding sequence ATGCCCTACCTGATGATTGGCGTGATGGGGCCTGGGGAAACGGCATCTGACCACACAATTCAGCAGGCGTATCAGTTAGGGAGACTAATTGCTCAGCAAGGCTGGGTGCTCCTGTCAGGGGGACGCAACACGGGCATCATGGAGGCCGTGAGTCGGGGGGCAAAGGCTGCGGATGGCCTGGTCGTTGGCATTTTGCCCCATAGCGATCGCTCCCGGATGTCTGCTGCTGTTGATATCGCCATCGTGACGGATTTGGGCAACGCTAGGAATAATATTAATGTGCTGTCTAGCGATGTGGTGATTGCCTTTGAGGGGAGTATGGGCACGCTTTCGGAGGTAGCCTTGGCGCTCAAGGCTGAAAAACCTGTGATCTTGCTGGATTGGAGCGAACAAGGGCGTTCCTATCTCAGGGCGATCGCTCCCCATCTGAGCATTGCGGCTGATCCAGACGAGGCGATCGCGATCGCGGCTCACCTGCTCAAGTCCGAGTCCCAAACGTCCTAA
- a CDS encoding zf-TFIIB domain-containing protein, which yields MLCPKDRRFELVASTLAGEMAVHSCPDCKGTWIPADEYTTWQQRHPHSLSDALPTLEVDYVQSPFDMKAALCPECNRYLARAKVALKTPFYVERCPNCQGIWCDRGEWDTLEQMGLHFAIEQLFSSEWQTRIKEIEYAQRERQATIEKLGEEVAAKVFELAELLEDHPNGDFGVAYLMRRFDK from the coding sequence GTGCTGTGTCCGAAAGATCGACGATTTGAGCTAGTTGCCAGTACCTTAGCAGGCGAAATGGCGGTTCACAGTTGCCCCGACTGCAAAGGCACTTGGATTCCTGCCGATGAGTACACCACGTGGCAACAGCGTCATCCTCACTCTTTATCGGATGCTCTGCCAACACTGGAAGTGGATTATGTTCAGTCGCCGTTTGATATGAAAGCGGCTCTGTGCCCGGAATGCAACCGCTACCTGGCGCGTGCTAAGGTTGCCCTGAAGACACCGTTCTACGTCGAGCGCTGTCCCAACTGCCAGGGCATTTGGTGCGATCGCGGCGAGTGGGACACGCTAGAGCAAATGGGACTCCATTTCGCCATCGAACAACTGTTTTCCAGCGAGTGGCAAACCCGAATTAAGGAAATTGAGTATGCCCAGCGCGAACGCCAAGCCACCATTGAAAAACTGGGCGAAGAGGTCGCGGCGAAGGTATTTGAGTTAGCGGAACTCCTGGAAGATCACCCCAACGGGGATTTTGGCGTGGCCTACCTGATGCGGCGATTTGACAAATAA